The Candidatus Manganitrophaceae bacterium genome segment TGAAAGGCTTTTTCGCCGCTGACGCGGACCACGCCGATCCCTGCGAGACCTACAGCAGTTGAGATGGCGCAGATGGTGTCATCTTCCCCTGCTCGCCTTCTCATTTTTCCTCTTAGGTTGCTTCATTTCCCCCCCTCTGCAGCGTCAGCCCTTCCCGTTTCATTAAATATTGCTGGCCGATGCTCAGCAGATTATTAACGAGCCAGTAAAGAACCAATCCGGAAGGGAAATTAAGAAAGAAAAAAGTGTAGATCACAGGAAGGAAGAGCATGACTTTTGCCTGCGTCGGATCCATCGTGGTCGGTTGGGTCAACTGTTGGAAGAACATGCTGACCCCCATAATAATAGGAAGTATATAGTAGGGGTCTTTATCTGAAAGGTCATGAATCCAGAGGATAAAAGGGGCCTGTCTTAAGTCGATCGTGTTATATAAAATATTAAATAGTGCAACAAATACAGGTATTTGAACAAGCATCGGGAGGCAGCCCCCGACGGGGTTGATCTTATGTTCCTTATAAAGGTTCATCAACTCCTGATTCATCCGAGTCCGGTCTGCCGCATGCTTTTTTCGAATGGCATTGATCTTTGGCTGGACGGCTGCCATCTCTTTCATGGACACAAGGCTCTTACGGGTGACCGGGAAAAAGAGAACCTTCACCAAAACGGTCACAAGGATAATTGCGACCCCATAATTATGGCTAAATTGATAGAAAAAGCGGATGATATAGAAGAGCGGTTTCGCAACCAGCCGAACGGGAAGCCAACTTCCGACGATGAACCAACCGAAATCGATTGACTCTTCAAGGTGGACACCAAGGCTGGCCAAGCGATCATACTCTTTCGGACCGGCATAAAGGGCCAGGTTTTTCTGGTCCGCTTGTGCCGATGGGAGCTTTAAATCGACCCGAATCTGCTTCTCTCCCTCTTTCTTAACAATAGCGGTGCTCGGCTGATCCGGACCTCTGACAACCAAGGCGCTTAAAAAGTATTTGTCCTGCATTCCCGTCCAGGCCAAAGCGCCTTCATGGGTCACCGAATCGGTAATCTTAGATTCTTTTTCCTTGAAGACCTCCCCATTCACTAAGCTGATCGAACCGACGCTTCCTCCAATTTCCTGACCCCAATCTTCGATTCCGAAGTTGGTTCCAAGTGAGAGGTCGTAAGGCTGGGAATAGCCCTCACGCGTGACCTGGAGATCGACCAAGTAGCTATCATGGTGAAAGGTGAGGCTTTTCTGAATCTTGTGCCCGTCCGCTCCGACGAAGCTGAGGGTGACGACCTCTTGGGGTTTCTGCGGGTTTAACTCCGTCGGACGCTCGTCGAGCGTATAGATCTGCCGAGACCCGACCGGCTCCTCCGGGCTGATCAATGTCAATGGGAAGGTTTTTGCCTCTTTCGGTACAAGCTCGATCGGTGCCCGTTCCCCCGATGGATCTTTCTTTATATATTTTTTGAGTTGCCACTCCTTAATGACCCCTCCTACATTCGAGAGGACCACCCGGTAGAGATCACTCTCAATAACCTTCTCCTTCGCCTTGACCTCGCTGACGGGGGGTGTCTCTGCTGAAGAGCGGGGCTGTGGGGAAGTCGGCTCTTCGATCGGAGTCCGTGTCGGCACCTCTTTGAGCACCTCGGGGGCCGGTTTAGTAGGACCTCCCATCCGTTCGAGAAAATAAGGATAGGCAAAGATGATCCCTAACGAAAGAATTAAAAACACGATAAGACGCTTTTCCATAGATTGAATTCTGGCTTTCTAAATTTAATAAGCTATTTACTTCACCGGGTCGTAGCCACCCGGACAGAAGGGATGACAGCGAACGAGGCGCTTTAACGTCATCACAAGACCGATGAAAAAGCCATGACGTTCAACCGCCTCAAGAGAATAGGATGAACAGGTCGGGTAAAACCGACATACTGGTGGAAATATAGGCGAGATCCATTTCCGATAAAATCGGATGAGGAGAATATATGCAAAGGACATTATTTTTTTCTTTGCATTCCTAAAAAAATTTTCATTACCTGATCAACCGCATCGTTGAGACCGATTCCTTTTGAGTCGGAGCGGGGAATCAGGATGAGCTGATACCCCTTTAAAAGAAGCTTGTGACGCTGGAGGGCCTCCCTAAAGATCCGCTTCGTCCGATTGCGCTCCGCCGCTGTTCCCAGCTTCTTTTTAACTTGGATCGAATAAGAAGGGGGTGTCGACGCGCGACTCTCAATGAAAAAAAGGACAAAAGCGGATGATAAAACTTTTCTTCCCTTCTCAAAGACGTTGCGGATTTCCGGTCGTGTCAGCCGTTTGAGCGTGACTTTAGGCGGTCGAAAGCCGCTTTCGCCCTTTGGCTCTTCTGTTTTTAATAACCCTTCTACCATTGGGAGTCGACATTCTTTTTAGAAAGCCATGTGTTCTGTTTCTTCTCAGTTTGCTTGGCTGGCGATATGTAATAGACATACACGCTCCTCATCTTCAATAAGTAAACCCCAATATTCTTCGATTTCGACCAGCTTGTCAAGTCTAAACTGATTTGTGTTTTTTGAAACTAAAATATTTGTTAGGAGTAATAATAAGCGGGGCGAATTGCTTGATAAAGATCCGAAGTGCTTATTAACAGTTCGGTAATGGGGAGGATATCTATGTGGACGACGTTTGGGAACTGACAAATGGCTTGATTCATTTTGTCTAATTTGATATATTGGGACAGCATTTTTTCCCGATTCAGTTCCTCTGCAGTGAGCATCTTCGTCCATCACCTTAAGCTCCTGAAATTCTTTTGGAATTAGCAATTAACAATTGTTGATAAAATGTGCGTAACTCCCGGTAATCTCTGATGCAGCTAGAACTCATCTGGAAGCAGCTCCTCTCGCAGGTAGAAGCTCATATCAATCGGCAGAGCTTTGAGACCTGGTTAAAGCCGACCTCCTTGATCTCTATTTCGGGAAAAGAGGTTCACGTCGCGGTCCCGAACCGGTTTTTTGGAGAATGGATCAAAGAGCATTATCACGCCTTGATTCAAAGCACGCTTGAGAAAGAGCTGGGTGAGGAGGGACTTCGGAT includes the following:
- the yidC gene encoding membrane protein insertase YidC, with protein sequence MEKRLIVFLILSLGIIFAYPYFLERMGGPTKPAPEVLKEVPTRTPIEEPTSPQPRSSAETPPVSEVKAKEKVIESDLYRVVLSNVGGVIKEWQLKKYIKKDPSGERAPIELVPKEAKTFPLTLISPEEPVGSRQIYTLDERPTELNPQKPQEVVTLSFVGADGHKIQKSLTFHHDSYLVDLQVTREGYSQPYDLSLGTNFGIEDWGQEIGGSVGSISLVNGEVFKEKESKITDSVTHEGALAWTGMQDKYFLSALVVRGPDQPSTAIVKKEGEKQIRVDLKLPSAQADQKNLALYAGPKEYDRLASLGVHLEESIDFGWFIVGSWLPVRLVAKPLFYIIRFFYQFSHNYGVAIILVTVLVKVLFFPVTRKSLVSMKEMAAVQPKINAIRKKHAADRTRMNQELMNLYKEHKINPVGGCLPMLVQIPVFVALFNILYNTIDLRQAPFILWIHDLSDKDPYYILPIIMGVSMFFQQLTQPTTMDPTQAKVMLFLPVIYTFFFLNFPSGLVLYWLVNNLLSIGQQYLMKREGLTLQRGGNEAT
- the yidD gene encoding membrane protein insertion efficiency factor YidD; translation: MSFAYILLIRFYRKWISPIFPPVCRFYPTCSSYSLEAVERHGFFIGLVMTLKRLVRCHPFCPGGYDPVK
- the rnpA gene encoding ribonuclease P protein component; this translates as MVEGLLKTEEPKGESGFRPPKVTLKRLTRPEIRNVFEKGRKVLSSAFVLFFIESRASTPPSYSIQVKKKLGTAAERNRTKRIFREALQRHKLLLKGYQLILIPRSDSKGIGLNDAVDQVMKIFLGMQRKK
- the rpmH gene encoding 50S ribosomal protein L34, encoding MSITYRQPSKLRRNRTHGFLKRMSTPNGRRVIKNRRAKGRKRLSTA